The following coding sequences are from one Nilaparvata lugens isolate BPH chromosome 4, ASM1435652v1, whole genome shotgun sequence window:
- the LOC120351060 gene encoding nuclear pore complex protein Nup133-like, with protein MVTIYSSKDGSSEWQVLVLAGYSVQKWLLSANACERLIYEYDVTKPTREAFQIFVPELQNGDIEIGLLDMQRMDSSILLLAAAMGPQSVFHYALASLSAEGLTPPTETSWFYVLKSPEICQSLSSSSSEERSLQFVLIGSTVFIYNQRYIVVVHSSPSGGEELEPIELNGARILGGTSCKSVPVFFTCQHGFISLDSSDDFNVSVAMDCTAVSETVHSDNEIEELLNSTTSDRKDSCELVKAALLLYISKKVAHSKALMHEHFPPDAGPTLKIDATFDLTIVQVSEGIIDDIPFKDPRWADTKTTTSTLNINSNITSLQILNQLEEKQKALEYFIDFLKDINLWNQLGGIKCRGRTMATTYMLAEHAEKIIASIVLRKLQSKFPSQIDLAIEEVLKKHSMKPIGALNNQDIFFRKVSFVHEALQQICRWCDDLVNKSQNPQHVAQQILSANSVLLEAVQAVIQYRQQKSSIFGDRQSVQNFNEYLPWTASAGPDGLYDFLITQQKLTLENGVRATGDINMHTELLDQLVNLADVILDGRKCYLESIREDSEKFNSDIHKYEVDRYNLIKPFLDHDEFERAAILAEKYCDFQILVELCDKIGNKERLNQYSAKFSKLDFSQFLFNWYMREGKQRDLVEQCLKQRILADRLSTHPSLSWLHAVFSDDYKTAAHTLLDLANSEVELLARKKSMISLGKLALLAAGGDDDTLEDVNSSLNLISHQEGLPESVLTAYGYNFDNVRVFSPPELIKFYICEENPSNSELDFKKALDLLLYIDDEILRMELKNEIWCKAITRDSWTDDII; from the exons ATGGTGACAATCTACTCCTCTAAAGATGGAAGCTCAGAATGGCAAGTGTTGGTTCTTGCCGGATACTCGGTGCAAAAGTGGCTACTGTCGGCCAACGCCTGTGAGCGCCTCATCTACGAATATGACGTCACCAAGCCCACCAGAGAAGCATTCCAAATCTTTGTTCCT gaATTGCAAAATGGTGACATTGAAATAGGCCTTCTGGACATGCAAAGAATGGATTCTTCCATCCTTCTTTTGGCGGCCGCTATGGGACCTCAATCAGTGTTCCACTATGCCCTAG CGAGTCTTAGTGCTGAAGGGTTGACTCCTCCTACCGAAACATCCTGGTTTTACGTGTTGAAGTCGCCGGAAATCTGCCAGTCTCTGAGTAGCAGCTCCTCCGAAGAGAGGTCTCTCCAGTTTGTTCTCATTGGAAGCACAGTTTTCATCTACAACCAGCGATACATCGTCGTTGTTCATT cGTCTCCGTCAGGCGGCGAGGAATTGGAGCCGATAGAACTGAACGGTGCTCGCATCCTGGGCGGCACTTCATGCAAGTCGGTGCCAGTGTTCTTCACCTGCCAGCATGGCTTCATTTCGCTCGACTCCTCCGACGATTTCAACGTAAGTGTTGCCATGGACTGCACGGCTGTCTCCGAAACTGTTCACTCCGACAACGAAATTGAAGAACTTTTGAATTCCACAACCAGTGATCGAAAAGACAGCTGTGAGTTGGTGAAGGCTGCTCTTCTATTGTACATAAGTAAAAAGGTTGCTCACAGCAAAGCACTGATGCACGAACACTTTCCACCTGATGCTGGCCCAACACTGAAAATTGACGCCACTTTTGATCTAACAATCGTTCAAGTCAGCGAAGGAATCATTGATGACATTCCGTTCAAAGATCCACGTTGGGCTGACACCAAAACTACGACTTCCACCTTGAACATCAACTCTAACATAACCTCTCTCCAGATATTAAACCAGTTGGAGGAAAAGCAGAAAGCTTTGGAATATTTCATAGATTTCCTAAAAGATATAAACCTGTGGAACCAGCTTGGTGGAATAAAGTGTAGAGGCAGGACAATGGCGACAACTTACATGCTAGCAGAGCATGCTGAAAAGATAATCGCGTCAATTGTGTTACGCAAATTACAAAgcaaatttccctcacaaattGATTTGGCTATTGAGGAGGTGTTGAAGAAGCACTCTATGAAACCGATTGGTGCTCTGAATAATCAGGATATTTTCTTCAGGAAAGTGAGTTTCGTTCACGAGGCTTTGCAGCAGATATGTAGGTGGTGCGACGATTTGGTTAACAAGTCTCAAAATCCGCAACATGTTGCCCAGCAGATCTTGTCTGCCAACAGTGTGCTGCTGGAAGCGGTACAAGCTGTTATCCAATACCGACAGCAGAAGTCTAGTATTTTTGGCGACCGTCAATCAGTTCAGAATTTCAACGAGTATCTGCCGTGGACTGCTTCTGCCGGTCCTGACGGTCTCTACGATTTCCTAATCACTCAACAAAAGTTGACATTGGAAAACGGCGTCCGTGCTACGGGAGACATCAACATGCACACTGAACTGTTAGACCAGCTAGTCAACTTGGCTGATGTTATCTTGGACGGCCGCAAATGTTACCTTGAGAGCATCCGCGAAGATTCGGAGAAATTCAACTCAGATATTCATAAGTATGAAGTTGATCGTTACAATCTCATAAAACCGTTCCTAGATCATGACGAATTCGAAAGAGCTGCAATACTCGCTGAGAAATATTGTGACTTTCAGATTCTTGTAGAGCTGTGTGACAAGATAGGTAATAAAGAGAGACTAAATCAGTACTCGGCCAAGTTTAGTAAACTGGATTTTTCACAGTTTCTTTTCAACTGGTACATGAGAGAAGGAAAACAGCGAGATTTAGTTGAACAATGTTTAAAACAACGAATACTTGCCGATAGACTTAGCACTCATCCATCGTTGTCATGGCTGCATGCGGTTTTCAGTGACGATTACAAAACAGCTGCTCACACTCTGCTTGACTTGGCAAATTCTGAAGTAGAACTGCTGGCGCGGAAGAAGTCGATGATCTCATTGGGTAAACTAGCTCTACTAGCAGCCGGCGGTGATGATGACACCCTGGAAGACGTCAACTCTAGCTTGAATCTCATCTCCCACCAGGAAGGATTGCCCGAGTCAGTGCTTACAGCTTACGGATACAACTTTGACAATGTCAGAGTCTTCTCTCCGCCGGAACTGATCAAGTTCTACATCTGCGAAGAGAATCCATCCAACTCGGAACTTGATTTCAAGAAAGCACTAGACCTACTGCTCTATATCGACGATGAAATACTAAGGATGGAATTGAAAAACGAAATCTGGTGTAAAGCTATCACTAGGGATTCATGGACAGATGATATCATTTGA